One segment of Castanea sativa cultivar Marrone di Chiusa Pesio chromosome 3, ASM4071231v1 DNA contains the following:
- the LOC142628741 gene encoding uncharacterized protein LOC142628741, whose amino-acid sequence MIVGGNTSAGSSKKARKTYLRTVQSVQSIGASPKATRQDSPSIRFTEEDARHLHHPHDDALVVSIRAGDYNMHRVLVDNGSSADILYYPTFQQMGIDKEQLVPTNASLVGFGGTRVYPLGVVTLSVTVGDYPQ is encoded by the coding sequence atgattgtagggggcaacACTTCTGCagggtcatccaaaaaggccCGAAAAACCTACTTACGGACggttcaaagcgtccagtcgATAGGTGCTTCACCAAAAGCGACACGACAAGATAGTCCCAGCATCAGGTTTACGGAAGAAGATGCGCGAcaccttcaccacccacatgacgacgcaCTTGTGGTCAGCATACGAGCAGGGGACTAtaacatgcatcgagttttggtaGACAATGGGAGCTCTGCCGATATCCTCTATTACCCCacattccagcaaatggggattgacAAAGAACAACTGGTCCCAACAAACGCATCCCTTGTTGGCTTCGGAGGAACAAGGGTCTATCCTTTAGGCGTCGTTACGTTGTCTGTGACTGTTGGAGATTACCCACAGTAg